From a single Microcoleus sp. FACHB-672 genomic region:
- a CDS encoding GAF domain-containing protein: MKNALIQLLLVEDNCADVAILNELLAEDPAVPVQVTHEKQLTEVLNRLQTQAFDIILLDLSLPDVQGLETLLQVQLAAPALPIVVMTGLDNEELALAAVRQGAQDYLIKGQVNCQLLVRAIRYAIERKRTAEALGQQVERAHLLGSISQRIRQSLDLGAVLHTTVTEIRHFLHTDRVLVYRFNPDWSGLVVAESVANDCNAIYGITIQETCFIQQGYARRYGEGRVRAIENIYEAGLDPCHLKLLASLQVRANLVVPILFNEELKVKQGEKTLDSATSTPKSQLWGLLIAHQCRGNRSWQPWELDLLTSLATQVGIAIQQSELYQQVQQLNTGLETQVQERTAELQQALEQLQQALHLEAMLKRITDKVRDSLDEDLILPTAVRELALGLGAQSCQAALYDLEQGTATIRYEYSQIEPALTGHEVDLSDFAEIYSQLLPCLADKDADKPAVQSRSFQQNPPFQFCEFVPTRNESRSMILASALVDDQEVLGDLWLFKPADETFNQLEIRLVQQVANQCAIALRQARLYQEAQAQVKELERLNRLKDDFLCTVSHELRTPIANIKMGIQMLEVAISHQQSAVRSVLSAQNSPVHDHAYSSITDKTTHYFEVLHDECNREINLINDLLDLQRLNAGVQPLELSVIQMQNWIPHLVEPFTQRVESSEQILSIDISPALPPVVCDTLGLGRILTELLNNAHKYTPPGEHITLKVCAQEGKLQLQVINSGIEIPSTELGRIFDKFYRIPSNDPWKQGGTGLGLALVEKLSEHLGGTIQVASALGETCFTVELPLTPAAVTASALELQARDGRSNYQNSAS; this comes from the coding sequence ATGAAAAATGCTTTGATTCAACTTCTTTTAGTAGAAGACAACTGCGCGGATGTGGCTATCTTAAATGAGCTTTTGGCAGAAGACCCAGCAGTGCCGGTTCAGGTGACGCATGAAAAACAACTCACTGAAGTTCTCAACCGGCTCCAGACACAAGCGTTTGACATTATTTTGCTGGATCTTTCGCTTCCAGACGTGCAGGGACTAGAGACGCTCCTACAGGTGCAATTGGCTGCGCCGGCTCTGCCGATTGTGGTGATGACCGGCCTAGATAATGAAGAGTTAGCTCTGGCAGCGGTTCGGCAAGGAGCGCAAGACTATCTGATTAAAGGGCAAGTTAACTGCCAGCTACTCGTGCGTGCTATCCGCTATGCCATTGAACGCAAACGAACCGCAGAAGCTTTGGGGCAGCAAGTTGAGCGAGCGCATCTGTTGGGGTCAATTTCCCAGCGTATCCGCCAGTCGTTGGATTTAGGGGCAGTTTTGCACACAACGGTCACGGAAATCCGGCATTTTCTCCACACAGATCGCGTGCTGGTTTACCGCTTTAACCCAGACTGGAGCGGGCTCGTTGTAGCAGAATCCGTAGCCAATGATTGCAACGCAATTTATGGAATTACCATTCAAGAAACCTGCTTTATTCAACAAGGCTATGCGCGCCGCTACGGAGAGGGACGAGTGCGGGCTATCGAGAATATTTATGAGGCCGGTTTAGATCCGTGTCATCTCAAGTTATTGGCTAGTTTACAGGTCAGAGCTAACTTGGTTGTTCCCATTCTTTTCAATGAAGAATTAAAAGTTAAACAGGGAGAAAAAACCCTCGATTCTGCAACTTCAACACCCAAGTCGCAATTGTGGGGGCTGCTGATTGCTCACCAGTGTCGCGGGAATCGATCCTGGCAACCTTGGGAACTAGATCTGCTTACTTCCCTTGCAACCCAAGTGGGAATTGCCATTCAACAATCAGAACTTTACCAGCAGGTACAGCAGCTCAACACCGGCTTAGAAACCCAAGTGCAAGAGCGCACCGCCGAGCTACAACAAGCGCTTGAACAACTGCAACAGGCGCTGCATCTGGAGGCGATGCTAAAGCGGATTACCGACAAGGTTCGCGATAGTTTAGATGAAGACCTAATTTTGCCAACGGCTGTGCGGGAGTTAGCTTTAGGATTGGGCGCACAAAGCTGTCAGGCTGCTTTGTATGATCTTGAGCAAGGAACGGCAACGATCCGCTATGAATACAGCCAAATAGAGCCGGCGCTGACGGGGCATGAGGTAGATTTGTCTGACTTTGCCGAGATATACTCTCAGTTGTTGCCTTGTTTAGCCGACAAGGACGCGGATAAGCCGGCGGTTCAATCGAGAAGCTTTCAACAAAATCCACCCTTTCAGTTTTGCGAGTTTGTCCCCACGCGCAATGAGTCTCGTTCAATGATTCTCGCCAGCGCTTTAGTTGACGATCAAGAAGTGCTGGGGGATTTGTGGTTGTTCAAGCCGGCAGATGAAACTTTTAATCAATTAGAAATCCGGCTGGTGCAGCAAGTCGCCAATCAATGTGCCATCGCTTTACGGCAAGCCAGACTCTACCAGGAAGCTCAAGCGCAAGTTAAGGAACTCGAACGGCTTAATCGCTTAAAAGATGATTTTCTCTGTACCGTTTCCCATGAACTTCGCACACCGATTGCCAATATAAAAATGGGGATTCAGATGTTGGAAGTCGCCATTAGCCACCAGCAATCTGCTGTCAGATCTGTGCTGTCTGCACAGAATTCCCCAGTCCATGATCACGCTTACAGTTCAATTACTGATAAAACCACTCACTACTTCGAGGTTTTGCACGACGAGTGTAACCGAGAAATTAACTTGATTAACGATCTACTCGACTTGCAAAGACTCAATGCCGGTGTTCAACCTTTAGAGTTGAGCGTGATTCAAATGCAAAATTGGATTCCCCATCTCGTTGAGCCATTTACACAACGAGTTGAGAGTAGCGAGCAAATCCTATCTATTGATATTTCTCCTGCACTGCCTCCAGTTGTCTGTGACACTTTAGGATTAGGTCGGATCTTGACAGAGTTACTGAATAATGCTCATAAGTACACACCCCCAGGCGAGCACATCACACTTAAAGTTTGCGCTCAAGAAGGTAAACTGCAATTACAAGTTATAAATTCAGGCATTGAAATTCCCAGCACTGAGTTAGGCCGCATTTTTGATAAGTTTTATCGCATCCCCAGTAACGATCCCTGGAAGCAAGGAGGAACAGGCTTGGGGTTAGCCCTGGTAGAAAAACTTAGCGAA